The following proteins come from a genomic window of Montipora foliosa isolate CH-2021 chromosome 2, ASM3666993v2, whole genome shotgun sequence:
- the LOC137991393 gene encoding uncharacterized protein: MAACADGTSSEEFLSDVTSENECNFYDSDVGETSVASMDVGPHPYRFKPCRIRRNVKCERINNHKEQTESATNHLGNTDRCQCGMCQPMPTVHKSVCCGEIGQIWQKVEDQRPDVQMSCITEHLGFQSNCLDVWVLETAYYAYRQQHGQDNHTAHEKFRYIAYRQLVRWCWGYLGKNVRVALPSCVVNKIRSTFSADFGSSYTGLKPPYL; this comes from the exons ATGGCTGCTTGTGCTGATGGCACTAGTTCAGAGGAGTTTTTATCCGATGTAACCAGCGAAAATGAATGCAATTTCTATGACAGTGACGTTGGTGAAACCTCAGTAGCTTCCATGGATGTTGGGCCTCATCCTTATCGTTTTAAACCATGTAGAATCCGTCGTAATGTGAAGTGTGAAAGAATAAACAATCACAAGGAACAGACGGAGAGTGCAACGAATCACTTGGGGAACACAGACAG GTGCCAATGTGGAATGTGCCAGCCAATGCCCACAGTTCATAAGAGCGTTTGTTGTGGAGAAATCGGGCAAATTTGGCAGAAGGTGGAAGACCAGAGACCTGACGTGCAAATGTCCTGTATTACAGAGCACCTAGGATTTCAGTCGAACTGCCTTGATGTCTGGGTCCTTGAAACTGCGTATTATGCATATAGACAACAGCATGGCCAGGACAATCATACAGCACATGA GAAATTTCGCTACATTGCCTACAGACAACTCGTGCGTTGGTGCTGGGGCTATCTTGGGAAGAATGTGAGGGTCGCGCTTCCATCCTGCGTGGTCAACAAGATTCGCAGCACATTCTCTGCAGACTTTGGATCTTCGTACACAGGGTTAAAGCCACCATACCTGTGA